GGGGTACGGCATCCTGCTGCTCACGCTCCTTATGAAAGCTCtcgccgccgccgccgcctgCAACCACCTTCGCCCCCAGGATGCCACCTTCTCTCGCGacagcctccagctcctccGGGACATGGCTCCCAGCCCACCCCAGCCGTGCCCACAGCACAACGCGCCATGCTCCTTCAATGACACCGTCCTGGACACCAACAACACCCAGCAAGCCGACAAAACCACCCACGACATCCTCCAGCACCTCTTCAAAATACTCAGCGGCCCCACCACTCCAGCACACTGGATCGACAGCCAACGCCAAAGCCTCCTCAACCAGATCCAGCGGTACGCCCAGCACCTCGAGCAATGCTTGGCGGACAGCCACACACGCTCTCGGACACGATGGCCTCGCAACCCTCACCTCACCATCAACAAACACTTCAGCTGCCTCCACGCCTTCCTCCACGACAACGATTACAGCGCCTGCGCCTGGGACCACGTCCGCCTAC
The nucleotide sequence above comes from Meleagris gallopavo isolate NT-WF06-2002-E0010 breed Aviagen turkey brand Nicholas breeding stock unplaced genomic scaffold, Turkey_5.1 ChrUn_random_7180001923369, whole genome shotgun sequence. Encoded proteins:
- the LOC104916592 gene encoding interferon gives rise to the protein YGILLLTLLMKALAAAAACNHLRPQDATFSRDSLQLLRDMAPSPPQPCPQHNAPCSFNDTVLDTNNTQQADKTTHDILQHLFKILSGPTTPAHWIDSQRQSLLNQIQRYAQHLEQCLADSHTRSRTRWPRNPHLTINKHFSCLHAFLHDNDYSACAWDHVRLRARAWLLHIHDLV